One window of Trifolium pratense cultivar HEN17-A07 linkage group LG5, ARS_RC_1.1, whole genome shotgun sequence genomic DNA carries:
- the LOC123885868 gene encoding uncharacterized protein LOC123885868 has product MNIEMETHGDSIVETPTNEEPKESGRKELQRAGITKKDEWLEQMRGNLSLMATVIATITFQMALNPPGGVRSVKDDGADNANDIACSDSSNVTLDLCPGEAVLAVVYKDEYFLFLVSNTICFVASLSICLLLVSGIPLHHRLPMWLLSIGMCVTLSMLAVSYITALQMTTPGTMYNTANKFLEKLIYGWVGLLAIIALWHTLRLIIWIVKLICKKIKGKSIRSYSSIVRQRVD; this is encoded by the coding sequence ATGAACATTGAAATGGAAACTCATGGTGATTCAATAGTAGAAACCCCAACAAATGAGGAACCAAAGGAAAGTGGTAGAAAGGAATTACAACGAGCAGGAATTACAAAGAAGGATGAATGGCTGGAACAAATGAGAGGGAACTTAAGTTTAATGGCAACAGTTATCGCAACAATAACATTTCAAATGGCTTTAAATCCACCTGGTGGTGTTAGGTCAGTTAAAGATGATGGAGCTGACAACGCAAATGATATAGCATGTTCAGATTCTTCTAACGTTACTTTGGACCTATGTCCGGGTGAAGCTGTCTTAGCCGTAGTATATAAAGACGAATATTTTCTGTTCCTTGTTTCAAATACAATTTGTTTTGTTGCATCACTAAGTATTTGTCTCTTGCTTGTGAGTGGAATTCCGTTGCATCATAGGTTACCTATGTGGCTTTTATCAATAGGGATGTGTGTAACTCTCTCAATGCTTGCTGTTTCTTATATAACAGCTTTGCAAATGACCACACCAGGTACTATGTATAATACAGCTAATAAGTTTCTTGAAAAGTTGATTTATGGTTGGGTGGGATTGTTAGCGATTATTGCGTTGTGGCATACACTAAGGTTGATTATTTGGATAGTGAAACTTATCTGCAAAAAAATTAAGGGGAAATCCATTCGCAGTTATTCAAGCATCGTCCGCCAACGTGTGGATTGA